One segment of Agromyces albus DNA contains the following:
- a CDS encoding carbohydrate ABC transporter permease, with protein MSTAPTTRALTTVDLDELDAELEGRPARRRRERAENLDTRKINWWATALIAVCSITVLVPLYLAIVVSLKTPDQLSGTGFELPTSLNWANFAEAWERTNFPQALANTGFITVGAVLFTLISNSIVAYAIARNIHRRFFKGVYFYLLAALFIPFPIIMLPLVKQTALLGLDNQVGLIILYTVFGLSLNVFIYTAFIRSIPIELEEAARVDGASTWRVFWSVIFPLLGPMNATVGILTCVWAWNDFILPLVVLSDPAARTLPLAQYIFQGQFNTDYTVAFASYLMAMAPLLLIYVFAQRWVISGVMRGSIK; from the coding sequence ATGTCCACCGCACCAACGACCCGCGCACTGACCACCGTCGATCTCGACGAGCTCGACGCCGAGCTCGAGGGCCGGCCCGCCCGGCGCCGGCGCGAGCGCGCCGAGAACCTCGACACCCGCAAGATCAACTGGTGGGCCACCGCACTCATCGCCGTGTGCTCCATCACGGTGCTCGTTCCGCTCTACCTCGCGATCGTTGTCTCGCTGAAGACGCCCGACCAGCTCAGCGGCACGGGCTTCGAGTTGCCGACCTCGTTGAACTGGGCGAACTTCGCCGAGGCGTGGGAACGCACGAACTTCCCGCAGGCGCTCGCGAACACCGGCTTCATCACGGTCGGCGCCGTGCTGTTCACGCTCATCTCGAACTCGATCGTGGCGTACGCGATCGCACGGAACATCCACCGGCGGTTCTTCAAGGGCGTGTACTTCTACCTGCTCGCGGCGCTGTTCATCCCGTTCCCGATCATCATGCTGCCGCTCGTGAAGCAGACCGCGCTCCTCGGCCTCGACAACCAGGTCGGGCTGATCATCCTCTACACGGTCTTCGGACTGTCGCTGAACGTCTTCATCTACACGGCGTTCATCCGCTCGATTCCGATCGAGCTCGAGGAGGCGGCCCGCGTCGACGGCGCATCGACCTGGCGGGTCTTCTGGTCGGTGATCTTCCCGCTGCTCGGCCCGATGAATGCGACGGTCGGCATCCTCACGTGCGTGTGGGCGTGGAACGACTTCATCCTGCCGCTCGTCGTGCTCTCCGACCCCGCTGCTCGCACGCTGCCCCTGGCGCAGTACATCTTCCAGGGGCAGTTCAACACCGACTACACGGTCGCGTTCGCCTCGTACCTCATGGCGATGGCTCCGCTGCTGCTCATCTACGTGTTCGCGCAGCGCTGGGTCATCTCCGGCGTCATGCGAGGCTCGATCAAGTGA
- a CDS encoding carbohydrate ABC transporter permease: MTTGSSNKPGDPADTTAVPAVTGGRRRDGVYDGASGVQRRKASGRALPAFYWMVVPALLLFAFFHTLPVLVGVFFSFTNYAGYGAWEFVGFSNFLNLFQDDRVLKAYGFSFGFALVATVLTNVFSLAIALGLNAKIAARNTFRGVFFVPYVLAILVVGYVFQFFFANSLPKLVPFIPVLRDNLLSSPDWAWVAIVVLAVWQASAFAIIIYLAGLQTIPAELYEAASLDGANVWRQFSRITFPLISAFFTINMVLSLKGFLQVFDHIVALTNGGPGTATESITLLIYRGGFQGGEFAYQTANAVIFVIVIMLVSLVQFRVLQRREVDF, translated from the coding sequence ATCACAACAGGCAGTTCGAACAAGCCGGGCGACCCGGCCGACACCACGGCGGTTCCGGCGGTCACGGGCGGCCGCCGGCGAGACGGCGTCTACGACGGGGCATCCGGGGTCCAGCGCCGGAAGGCGAGCGGCCGGGCGCTTCCTGCCTTCTACTGGATGGTCGTTCCGGCCCTCCTGCTGTTCGCCTTCTTCCACACCCTTCCCGTGCTCGTCGGCGTGTTCTTCAGCTTCACGAACTACGCGGGCTACGGGGCCTGGGAGTTCGTGGGGTTCTCGAACTTCCTGAACCTGTTCCAAGACGACCGCGTGCTGAAGGCCTACGGGTTCAGCTTCGGGTTCGCCCTCGTCGCGACGGTGCTGACGAACGTGTTCTCGCTCGCGATCGCCCTCGGGCTGAACGCGAAGATCGCGGCACGCAACACGTTCCGCGGCGTCTTCTTCGTGCCCTACGTGCTCGCGATCCTCGTGGTCGGCTACGTCTTCCAGTTCTTCTTCGCGAACTCGCTGCCGAAACTCGTTCCGTTCATCCCGGTGCTGCGCGACAACCTCCTCTCAAGCCCCGACTGGGCGTGGGTCGCGATCGTCGTGCTCGCCGTCTGGCAGGCGAGCGCCTTCGCGATCATCATCTACCTTGCGGGCCTGCAGACGATCCCCGCCGAGCTCTACGAGGCGGCCTCGCTCGACGGCGCCAACGTGTGGCGCCAGTTCTCCCGCATCACGTTCCCGCTCATCAGCGCCTTCTTCACGATCAACATGGTGCTGAGCCTGAAGGGCTTCCTGCAGGTCTTCGACCACATCGTCGCCCTCACCAACGGCGGGCCGGGAACGGCGACCGAATCCATCACACTGCTCATCTACCGGGGCGGCTTCCAGGGCGGCGAGTTCGCCTACCAGACGGCGAACGCCGTGATCTTCGTCATCGTGATCATGCTCGTCTCACTCGTGCAATTCCGCGTGCTCCAGCGCAGAGAGGTTGACTTCTGA
- a CDS encoding ABC transporter substrate-binding protein: protein MTDDTPRGISHSSRHTRRRRAMSTVAIASAAALLLAGCASPAGEGDVVTLDFFQFKGEAIEDFDAIIAEFEAENPDIRVVQNAPPDPDTAIRALLVKDKTPDVITLNGAAPFGQIARAGVFHDFTGDPLLDRINPAVQEVLADLGTFEEREVNSLGYVSNANGILYNREIFAEQGLEPPTTWDELIEVCEQLSAAGITPFYGTLADAWTTQPAFNGIGAYLAQDGFFDDLRAQGTDVGPDSEVSFEQDFAPVLERMQQLYSYAQEGFRGRSYDDGNAAFAAGESAMLMQGVWALAPVKDVNPDFDAGVFPYPNDDPDERLLVSGVDITVTIGKDTPHFDEARRFVEFMFQREVVDEFAASQNMFAAVTDTEGTDDPTLLELQPYFDDAKITGFIDHQIPASVPLAPTLQQFVFDGDASGALATLDNEWRKFAARTTTVSGG from the coding sequence ATGACGGATGACACACCACGCGGCATCTCACACAGCTCGCGACACACCCGACGACGACGCGCGATGAGCACCGTGGCGATCGCCTCAGCCGCGGCGCTGCTGCTCGCGGGCTGCGCGTCGCCCGCCGGCGAGGGAGACGTCGTGACGCTCGACTTCTTCCAGTTCAAGGGCGAGGCCATCGAGGACTTCGACGCGATCATCGCCGAGTTCGAAGCCGAGAACCCCGACATCCGGGTGGTGCAGAACGCTCCACCAGACCCCGACACCGCCATTCGCGCGCTGCTCGTGAAGGACAAGACGCCCGACGTCATCACGCTCAACGGCGCCGCGCCGTTCGGCCAGATCGCGAGGGCGGGCGTCTTCCACGACTTCACCGGCGACCCGTTGCTCGATCGCATCAACCCGGCCGTGCAGGAGGTGCTCGCCGACCTCGGCACCTTCGAGGAGCGGGAGGTGAACTCGCTCGGCTACGTCTCGAACGCCAACGGGATCCTCTACAACCGCGAGATCTTCGCCGAGCAGGGACTCGAGCCGCCCACGACCTGGGACGAGCTCATCGAGGTCTGCGAACAGCTCTCGGCGGCGGGCATCACGCCCTTCTACGGCACCCTCGCCGATGCCTGGACGACCCAGCCGGCCTTCAACGGCATCGGTGCGTACCTCGCGCAAGACGGATTCTTCGATGACCTCCGGGCACAGGGCACCGACGTGGGCCCGGACTCCGAGGTGTCGTTCGAGCAGGACTTCGCCCCGGTGCTCGAGCGGATGCAGCAGCTGTACTCCTACGCGCAAGAGGGCTTCCGCGGGCGTTCGTATGACGACGGCAACGCAGCGTTCGCGGCGGGCGAGTCGGCGATGCTCATGCAGGGCGTATGGGCGCTGGCACCCGTGAAAGACGTGAACCCCGACTTCGATGCGGGCGTCTTCCCGTATCCGAACGACGATCCCGACGAGCGGCTGCTCGTCTCGGGCGTCGACATCACGGTCACGATCGGCAAGGACACCCCGCACTTCGATGAGGCCCGGCGATTCGTCGAGTTCATGTTCCAACGCGAGGTCGTCGACGAGTTCGCGGCATCCCAGAACATGTTCGCCGCGGTCACCGACACCGAGGGAACCGACGATCCGACGCTCCTCGAGCTGCAGCCGTACTTCGACGACGCGAAGATCACGGGCTTCATCGATCATCAGATCCCGGCGAGCGTCCCGCTCGCGCCGACGCTGCAGCAGTTCGTCTTCGACGGCGATGCATCCGGTGCGCTCGCAACCCTCGACAACGAGTGGCGGAAGTTCGCCGCCCGCACCACGACCGTGAGCGGAGGCTGA
- a CDS encoding alpha-galactosidase, translating to MQGSTPGLFHLRNGGTSVIIDDRHSPLPAIVYWGEDQGDLAESELAALGVAALPQRVSGGLDQPAPLTLIPQESSGWLATPGLSGHRDGRSFSTKLETTAIEVDEASGTAEITATDAAAGLEATITLEVTPAGLLRQRISLTNRSPAPYSLLALAPTFPLPHDLDELFDTTGRHLRERSPQRHAFTIGGHVRESRRGRPGSDASLLLAAGRAGFGFERGLVYAVHTAWSGNHRLLAERTPTAESFFSAGELLGPGEIVLAEGESYTTPWAIGSWGDGLNALSKRFHDELRARPRHPRRARPVTLNTWEAVYFDHDLDKLGELAALAASVGVERFVLDDGWFRGRRDDTAGLGDWFVDETVWPAGLGPLIEKVQGLGMEFGLWVEPEMINLDSELARAHPDWILRGRDELPIPARQQYGLDLAHPDAWSHLLERLDALLSEYDIAYLKWDHNRDLLEAGAADTGRARVHDNVTALYRLLAALKQRHPGLEVESCASGGARVDLGILDHTDRVWTSDTLDPIERLQIQRYTSLLVPAEIMGAHLTSPDVHSTQRSVSLDFSAGIAFFGHLGIEWDLTGLDDEGLAAISRWVELHKRHRALIHSGALVHGDTADATCDVRGVVAADGTSALFTFTQVSTSVTYPPGRFTLPGLDPDRRYTLRIVAGSVDAGPGQSPLAWAGQPITLTGRQLGTAGLQAPVLFPAQLVLLELSSP from the coding sequence ATGCAAGGCAGCACCCCCGGGCTCTTCCACCTGCGCAACGGAGGCACGAGCGTCATCATCGACGACCGGCACTCCCCGCTCCCCGCGATCGTCTACTGGGGTGAAGACCAGGGCGATCTCGCCGAGTCCGAACTCGCGGCGCTCGGCGTGGCTGCGCTGCCGCAACGCGTCTCGGGAGGGCTCGACCAGCCGGCCCCGCTCACGCTCATCCCGCAGGAGTCCTCGGGCTGGCTCGCGACCCCGGGGCTCAGCGGCCATCGCGACGGCCGCTCATTCTCGACCAAGCTCGAGACGACCGCGATCGAGGTCGACGAGGCATCCGGAACCGCCGAGATCACCGCGACGGATGCCGCAGCCGGCCTCGAGGCGACGATCACGCTCGAGGTCACCCCCGCCGGACTCCTCCGCCAGCGGATCTCCCTCACGAACCGCTCACCCGCGCCCTATTCACTCCTCGCGCTCGCACCGACGTTCCCGCTGCCGCACGACCTCGACGAGCTCTTCGACACGACGGGCCGGCACCTTCGCGAGCGGTCGCCGCAGCGGCACGCCTTCACGATCGGCGGCCACGTGCGCGAGAGCCGGCGCGGCCGGCCGGGCTCCGACGCGAGCCTCTTGCTCGCCGCCGGGCGCGCCGGCTTCGGATTCGAGCGCGGGCTCGTCTACGCGGTGCACACCGCGTGGAGCGGCAACCACCGCTTGCTCGCCGAGCGCACGCCGACCGCCGAGTCCTTCTTCAGCGCCGGCGAGCTCCTCGGCCCCGGCGAGATCGTGCTCGCCGAGGGCGAGAGCTACACGACGCCTTGGGCGATCGGCTCGTGGGGCGACGGGCTCAACGCGCTGTCGAAGCGATTCCACGACGAGTTGCGTGCCCGCCCGCGGCATCCGCGTCGCGCCCGCCCGGTGACCCTCAACACGTGGGAGGCCGTGTACTTCGACCACGACCTCGACAAGCTCGGCGAGCTCGCCGCGCTCGCGGCATCCGTCGGGGTCGAACGCTTCGTGCTCGATGACGGCTGGTTCCGCGGCCGACGCGACGACACCGCCGGCCTCGGCGACTGGTTCGTCGACGAGACGGTCTGGCCCGCCGGGCTCGGTCCGCTCATCGAGAAGGTGCAGGGACTCGGCATGGAGTTCGGCCTGTGGGTCGAGCCCGAGATGATCAACCTCGACAGCGAGCTCGCGCGCGCGCACCCCGACTGGATCCTGCGCGGCCGCGACGAGCTGCCGATCCCCGCCCGGCAGCAGTACGGGCTCGACCTCGCGCACCCCGACGCGTGGTCCCACCTGCTCGAGCGGCTCGACGCGCTCCTGAGTGAATACGACATCGCCTACCTGAAGTGGGATCACAACCGCGACCTGCTCGAGGCCGGCGCCGCCGACACGGGCCGTGCCCGCGTTCACGACAACGTCACGGCGCTCTACCGGCTGCTCGCGGCGCTCAAGCAGCGCCACCCCGGGCTCGAGGTGGAGTCGTGCGCCTCGGGCGGCGCGCGCGTCGACCTCGGCATCCTCGACCACACCGACCGGGTCTGGACGAGCGATACCCTCGACCCGATCGAGCGCCTGCAGATCCAGCGCTACACGAGCCTCCTCGTGCCGGCCGAGATCATGGGCGCGCACCTCACGAGCCCCGACGTGCACTCGACCCAGCGCTCGGTCTCGCTCGACTTCAGCGCCGGCATCGCATTCTTCGGCCACCTCGGCATCGAGTGGGATCTCACCGGGCTCGACGACGAGGGCCTCGCGGCGATCTCCCGCTGGGTGGAGCTGCACAAGCGGCACCGCGCGCTCATCCACTCGGGCGCACTCGTGCACGGCGACACCGCGGATGCCACGTGCGACGTGCGCGGTGTCGTGGCTGCTGACGGGACATCCGCTCTCTTCACCTTCACCCAGGTGTCGACGAGCGTGACCTACCCGCCGGGCCGCTTCACGCTCCCCGGGCTCGACCCCGATCGCCGCTACACGCTGCGCATCGTCGCCGGAAGTGTCGACGCCGGACCCGGCCAGTCGCCGCTCGCGTGGGCCGGGCAGCCGATCACGCTCACCGGCCGCCAGCTCGGGACCGCGGGGCTGCAGGCGCCCGTGCTCTTCCCGGCCCAGCTCGTGCTGCTCGAACTCAGCTCCCCCTGA
- a CDS encoding ROK family transcriptional regulator: MTDATTTEASRSARELAREVLIHGPISRSELGRRLGLSPASLTRLSKPFLDLGLFVEGVEEQKGAIGRPAKPLDVRVDARRFIGIKVTGDDVLGVATDLRATAQARAARALGGHDVAAVVAAIATVVREVAAASGAGDLTDVAGVGLSIGGNVAGRRIVKRAPFLEWRDVPLADLLERELGGLPVTVENDVTALTTAEQWFGAGRGVPNFAVVTIGAGVGYGLVMYDRVVVTPDSGLGLAGHLPLDASGPLCIEGHRGCSTAMLSIPGICAQLGIALGREVTYDEVLELAEAGHPLAVSITTAAARALGRMLAYIANLAMVDTVVLSGEGIGLWRVAEGAAREALAADRDAEASPLQLHVDDAGFVSWARGAAAIAIEDAFARLRLSA; encoded by the coding sequence ATGACGGATGCCACGACTACCGAGGCGAGCCGTTCCGCGCGCGAGCTCGCGCGTGAGGTGCTCATCCACGGCCCCATCTCGCGCTCCGAACTCGGACGACGACTCGGCCTCTCGCCCGCAAGCCTCACGCGGCTCAGCAAGCCGTTCCTCGACCTCGGGCTCTTCGTCGAGGGCGTCGAGGAGCAGAAGGGTGCGATCGGGCGCCCGGCGAAGCCGCTCGACGTGCGCGTCGACGCGCGACGGTTCATCGGCATCAAGGTCACGGGCGACGACGTCCTCGGCGTCGCCACCGACCTCAGGGCCACCGCGCAGGCGCGGGCCGCGCGCGCTCTCGGAGGGCACGACGTGGCCGCCGTCGTCGCGGCGATCGCCACAGTCGTGCGCGAGGTCGCCGCGGCATCCGGAGCCGGCGACCTGACCGATGTCGCGGGCGTCGGCCTGAGCATCGGCGGCAACGTGGCCGGGCGGCGCATCGTGAAGCGGGCGCCGTTCCTCGAGTGGCGCGACGTGCCGCTCGCCGACCTCCTCGAACGCGAGCTCGGCGGACTGCCGGTCACCGTCGAGAACGACGTCACGGCGCTCACCACCGCCGAGCAGTGGTTCGGCGCCGGCCGGGGCGTACCGAACTTCGCCGTCGTCACGATCGGTGCGGGCGTTGGCTATGGCCTCGTCATGTACGACCGCGTCGTCGTCACGCCCGACTCAGGGCTCGGTCTCGCCGGCCACCTGCCACTCGACGCCAGCGGCCCGCTCTGCATCGAGGGGCACCGCGGATGCTCCACCGCGATGCTCTCCATTCCGGGCATCTGCGCGCAGCTCGGCATCGCCCTCGGCCGTGAGGTCACGTACGACGAGGTGCTCGAGCTCGCGGAGGCGGGGCATCCGCTCGCCGTCTCGATCACGACGGCCGCCGCGCGGGCGCTCGGTCGCATGCTCGCGTACATCGCGAACCTCGCGATGGTCGACACGGTCGTGCTCTCGGGCGAGGGCATCGGCTTGTGGCGGGTGGCCGAGGGTGCTGCTCGCGAGGCGCTCGCCGCCGACCGTGACGCCGAGGCCTCACCGCTGCAGCTGCACGTCGACGACGCCGGGTTCGTGTCGTGGGCGCGCGGCGCCGCGGCGATCGCGATCGAAGACGCATTCGCGCGCTTGCGACTGAGCGCCTGA
- a CDS encoding LacI family DNA-binding transcriptional regulator, which translates to MAGIEEVAKLAGVSTATVSRALSGRGHVSPAAKAKVEEAAARLGYVVSSNASSLASGRTRNIGVVIPFLNRWFFSSVLEGAQQSLLRSGYDLTLYNLSGDGRERASVFEHFLMRQRVDAVIAVSLELTEREVTRLHDLGKPLVGVGGPIPGVRTLTIDDVAVARLATEHLIGLDHSRIAHIGGDLEFDLDFHLPTNRRIGYEAALRDAGIEVDQRLFAPADFTIRGGYHAAKQLLGVPRDRPTAIFAASDEMAIGSILAARDLGLVVPRDVSIIGIDDHDLSDFFGLSTVAQFPRLQGEKAVEILMEQLEPEADAPAPAATPLPYELRVRSSTARPTP; encoded by the coding sequence ATGGCCGGCATCGAAGAGGTGGCGAAGCTCGCGGGCGTGTCGACCGCGACGGTCTCGCGTGCACTCAGCGGCCGCGGACACGTGTCGCCCGCGGCGAAGGCGAAGGTCGAGGAGGCCGCCGCCCGGCTCGGCTACGTGGTGTCGTCGAATGCGTCGAGCCTCGCGTCGGGTCGCACGCGCAACATCGGCGTCGTGATCCCCTTCCTCAATCGCTGGTTCTTCTCATCCGTGCTCGAGGGCGCGCAGCAGTCGCTCCTTCGGAGCGGCTACGACCTCACCCTCTACAACCTCTCGGGCGACGGCCGCGAGCGCGCGAGCGTGTTCGAGCACTTCCTCATGCGGCAGCGCGTCGACGCGGTCATCGCCGTCTCCCTCGAGCTCACCGAGCGCGAGGTCACCCGCCTGCACGACCTGGGCAAGCCGCTCGTCGGCGTCGGCGGGCCGATCCCCGGCGTGCGCACGCTCACCATCGACGACGTGGCCGTGGCCCGCCTCGCGACCGAGCACCTCATCGGCCTCGACCACTCGCGCATCGCACACATCGGCGGCGACCTCGAGTTCGACCTCGACTTCCACCTGCCCACGAACCGGCGCATCGGATACGAGGCGGCGCTGCGCGACGCCGGCATCGAGGTCGACCAGCGACTGTTCGCCCCCGCCGACTTCACGATCCGCGGCGGCTACCACGCGGCCAAGCAACTGCTCGGGGTGCCGCGCGACCGGCCGACGGCGATCTTCGCGGCATCCGACGAGATGGCCATCGGCTCGATCCTCGCGGCCCGCGACCTCGGCCTCGTGGTGCCGCGCGACGTCTCGATCATCGGCATCGACGACCACGACCTCTCCGACTTCTTCGGCCTCTCGACCGTCGCCCAGTTCCCGCGCCTGCAGGGCGAGAAGGCCGTCGAGATCCTCATGGAGCAGCTCGAGCCCGAAGCGGATGCCCCTGCGCCCGCCGCGACTCCCCTGCCCTACGAGTTGCGCGTGCGCTCGAGCACCGCGCGGCCCACGCCGTAG
- a CDS encoding PH domain-containing protein has protein sequence MSVSRLFEFDPRVERHLIADEGEVIIDEVRKHWAAIVGPMLELAAAVPFLLIIFWVPAAAWWVPFVIAMCLALHATWRILQARMDRFVITNMRVFRVHGILSQHIATMPIARILDISVRKPMIGRVFGYGHFVFESAAQDQGLREIRYVGSPDERGSSIQRVIQRSGLRGAVRQSKAEHAWPPDGTWRRASARWR, from the coding sequence ATGAGCGTCTCGAGGTTGTTCGAATTCGACCCCCGGGTCGAGCGGCACCTCATCGCAGACGAGGGCGAAGTCATCATCGACGAGGTGCGCAAGCACTGGGCGGCGATCGTCGGTCCCATGCTCGAGCTCGCCGCCGCAGTCCCGTTCCTGCTGATCATCTTCTGGGTGCCCGCCGCGGCATGGTGGGTTCCGTTCGTCATCGCCATGTGTCTGGCCCTGCACGCGACGTGGCGGATCCTCCAGGCTCGAATGGACCGTTTCGTGATCACCAACATGCGGGTGTTCCGCGTGCACGGCATCCTGTCGCAACACATCGCCACCATGCCGATCGCTCGAATCCTCGACATCTCGGTGCGAAAGCCGATGATCGGCCGCGTCTTCGGCTACGGCCACTTCGTGTTCGAGTCCGCGGCCCAAGACCAGGGGCTTCGCGAGATCCGGTACGTCGGCTCGCCCGACGAGCGCGGCAGCTCCATCCAGCGGGTCATCCAGCGCTCGGGCCTCCGCGGGGCGGTTCGCCAGTCGAAGGCCGAACATGCCTGGCCACCCGACGGCACCTGGCGCCGTGCATCCGCTCGCTGGCGCTGA
- a CDS encoding DUF998 domain-containing protein codes for MSTTPGAARATRANRPAGFDGAAAVTRSLLGWGVVVGPFYLIVSLVQVPFTPGFDLAQHPLSLLMLGDAGWIQMTNLILSGLMVIAAAIGFLRAPDRARVTGWLVAFYGVCLVGSGIFPPDPMAGFPVGSEMATTLGVSGLLHFAFGALGFVTLAIAAIAYGSRSARLSERGWAIGCRVAGAVIILGFFGGAALSAGPAGVASLWLTVLVGWAWLAAASIHTYRAVPHPTRPAA; via the coding sequence ATGTCCACAACACCCGGCGCAGCTCGCGCCACCCGCGCCAATCGCCCGGCGGGCTTCGACGGCGCAGCAGCCGTCACGCGCTCACTCCTCGGCTGGGGTGTCGTCGTCGGCCCGTTCTACCTCATCGTGAGCCTCGTGCAGGTGCCCTTCACTCCAGGCTTCGACCTGGCGCAGCATCCGCTCAGCCTGCTCATGCTCGGCGACGCGGGCTGGATCCAGATGACGAACCTGATCCTCTCGGGGCTCATGGTGATCGCCGCCGCCATCGGATTCCTGCGGGCGCCCGACCGGGCCCGCGTCACCGGATGGCTCGTAGCCTTCTACGGCGTGTGCCTTGTGGGCAGCGGCATCTTCCCGCCCGACCCGATGGCCGGCTTCCCGGTCGGCTCGGAGATGGCGACCACGCTCGGCGTCTCGGGGCTGCTGCACTTCGCGTTCGGCGCCTTGGGATTCGTCACGCTCGCCATCGCGGCGATCGCGTACGGCAGCCGCAGCGCTCGCCTGAGCGAACGAGGGTGGGCGATCGGATGCCGCGTGGCCGGCGCCGTGATCATCCTCGGGTTCTTCGGCGGCGCGGCGCTGTCGGCAGGGCCTGCCGGCGTCGCATCGCTGTGGCTCACCGTGCTCGTCGGATGGGCCTGGCTCGCCGCGGCATCCATTCACACCTATCGTGCGGTGCCGCACCCGACGCGGCCCGCCGCGTGA
- a CDS encoding TetR/AcrR family transcriptional regulator, whose product MQVPVSTDPRVERSRAVILEAAAAHFLRHGFIAANVDEIAAEARVSKRTVYNIFGGKEQLFREILGNAIDTAERFSTDIAGELAEAADPESALRETGMRLARIVFGGRVVALRRLLIGETARFPELAADYYDRAPGRVMRTIAEALERFRERGVLDFDDAAEAAEHFAFLVMGAPLDRAMFILDGQPDPPAIERRAERGVAVFLRAYVGGRRARA is encoded by the coding sequence ATGCAGGTGCCGGTCTCCACCGACCCGCGTGTCGAGCGATCGCGCGCCGTGATCCTCGAGGCGGCCGCGGCGCACTTCCTCCGGCACGGGTTCATCGCCGCGAATGTCGACGAGATCGCCGCCGAGGCGAGGGTCTCCAAGCGCACCGTCTACAACATCTTCGGCGGCAAGGAGCAGCTCTTCCGAGAGATCCTCGGCAACGCGATCGACACGGCCGAGCGCTTCTCGACCGACATCGCCGGGGAGCTCGCCGAGGCGGCCGATCCCGAGAGCGCGCTTCGCGAGACCGGCATGCGGCTCGCCCGCATCGTGTTCGGCGGTCGTGTCGTGGCCCTTCGGCGGCTGCTCATCGGCGAGACCGCGCGATTCCCGGAGCTCGCGGCGGACTACTACGACCGCGCCCCGGGGCGGGTCATGCGCACCATCGCCGAGGCGCTCGAGCGATTCCGTGAGCGCGGTGTGCTCGACTTCGACGACGCCGCCGAGGCAGCCGAGCACTTCGCATTCCTCGTCATGGGAGCACCGCTCGATCGGGCCATGTTCATCCTCGACGGGCAGCCCGACCCGCCGGCGATCGAGCGCCGAGCCGAGCGCGGCGTTGCCGTGTTCCTCCGCGCGTATGTCGGTGGGAGACGCGCGCGCGCGTGA
- a CDS encoding inositol monophosphatase family protein, whose protein sequence is MTQHETSDASAPAALLELARSIALRAAEFALDARTAGVSVAATKSTPTDIVTAVDRDTEALIRSLVLEARPDDGILGEEGVTHVGTSGLNWVVDPIDGTVNFLYDIPAWSVSIAVVDGPADPGAWSALAGVVVNPVSGEVFEASAGGGARLDGRTLQVNTDVSLGQSLVGTGFSYAAERRRAQAEVMLELLPRVRDIRRFGSAALDLCGVAASRLDAFYESGLNPWDHAAGALVAREAGARIGGPRGSAESIELLIAAPPGLYAELASALIDAGLDA, encoded by the coding sequence ATGACCCAGCACGAGACATCCGACGCATCCGCTCCCGCTGCCCTGCTCGAGCTCGCTCGCAGCATCGCGTTGCGGGCGGCCGAGTTCGCGCTCGACGCGCGAACCGCCGGCGTGAGTGTGGCGGCCACGAAGTCGACGCCGACCGACATCGTCACGGCGGTCGACCGCGACACCGAGGCCCTGATCCGCTCGCTCGTGCTCGAAGCCCGGCCCGACGACGGCATCCTCGGCGAGGAGGGCGTGACCCACGTCGGCACGAGCGGCCTGAACTGGGTGGTCGATCCGATCGACGGCACGGTCAACTTCCTCTACGACATCCCCGCGTGGTCGGTGAGCATCGCGGTCGTCGACGGGCCGGCCGATCCCGGCGCCTGGAGCGCGCTCGCCGGGGTCGTGGTGAACCCCGTCTCGGGCGAGGTCTTCGAGGCGAGCGCCGGCGGGGGAGCGCGACTCGACGGACGAACCCTTCAGGTGAACACGGATGTCTCGCTCGGCCAGTCCCTCGTCGGCACCGGGTTCTCCTACGCCGCCGAGCGCCGGCGCGCCCAAGCCGAGGTGATGCTCGAGCTGCTCCCGCGAGTGCGCGACATCCGCCGCTTCGGATCAGCGGCCCTCGACCTCTGCGGGGTTGCCGCCAGCCGGCTCGACGCCTTCTACGAGAGCGGCCTGAACCCGTGGGATCACGCGGCCGGCGCCCTCGTCGCGCGCGAAGCCGGCGCTCGCATCGGCGGCCCGCGGGGCAGTGCCGAGAGCATCGAACTCCTCATCGCAGCGCCGCCCGGGCTCTACGCCGAGCTCGCGTCCGCGCTCATCGACGCGGGTCTCGACGCGTGA